The following DNA comes from Deinobacterium chartae.
AACACCTCGGGCAACTTCCTGATCGCTCAGGCCGGTCAGGGAGCCATCGACCTCGAGGCGGCCCCCGAGACCCTGCGCGCCCTGCGGCCCCAGCAGGGGCTGCTGGTGCACGCCAACCACTTCGAGAACCCGGCGGTGCTGGGCGTGGCAGAGCCGCCGCGCAGCGCGCACTCGTCCACGCTGGCGCGCGCCGCGCGGGTGCGCGAGTTGGCCGGACGCACGGAGCGCATCGGACGCGCGGACCTCGAGCGGTTCCTGCGCGACCCGAAGGGTGCCCCGTACGGTGTGTGCCGCCGGGTCAACGCGCAGGACCCGCCGATCGAGCACTACCTGACCGTCACCAGCGTGATCATGGACCTCGAGGAGCGCGCGTTGTGGCTGACCGACGGTCCCCCGGACACGGCCGAGTACCGCTGTTACCGGCTTGGCGAGCTGAAGTCCTGACCGTTTGAGCGTTGCCCGGTCTTGACTCTCCCGCTGTAGGAGGCGCGATCCTGGGGCCAGGAAAGGAGACGGTGATGACCATCCCGATGCTGTACCGGACGCAGGACCTGCGTCGCGTCGTAACCCCCGAGCCTGCCCTGGTCGAGGTTCCTCCGATGAACGCCCTGGCGGTGGAGGGGACCGGAGCCCCCGATCTCACCAGGGGACATTGGCACGAGGCCGTGCAGGCACTGTACGCCGTGGCCTATGCGCTGCGCTCCGCACTGAAGCGCGAGGGCCTCGAGGAGAAGGTGGGGCCGCTCGAGGGGCTGTGGAGCCACGATCCGGTCCTGGAGCCCGAACGGGTGCGTTGGACCGCGCTGATCGTGCAACCCGAGGCCGTAACGGATGAGCGCTTGCAGGCCTGCCTGAGCGAACTGCGGCGCAAGAAGGGCGCGCGCTTGCCTGCCCTGGACCGCGTGCGGCTGCTGCGGCTCGAGGAGGGCCTGTGTGTGCAGGCGCTGCACCTGGGACCGTTCTCCACCGAGGCGCAGACGCTGGAGCGCATGTACGCGCTGATGAAACAGCAGGGCCTCGAGTGGCACGGCGACGGGCACCACGAGATTTACCTCAGCGATCTGCGCCGGGTGCCGCCCGAGCGCCGACGTACGGTGCTGCGGCAACCGGTCCGCGCGGTGCGCGAGCGGTGATCCCGCTGCTCTCCATCGGACGTTTCGCACAGATGACCCGGCTGAGCGTCAAGCAGTTGCGGCACTACGATGAGCTCGGTCTGTTGACGCCCGCTTTTGTGGATCCGGACAGCGGTTATCGCTACTACGCGCCAGCCCAGGCCCTCGAGGCCGAAAACGTCCGGCGGTTGCGGGCCGCTGCCATGCCGCTCGAGGACATCCGCGCCTGGCTGCGTGCCGCGGACGCGGCGCAGCGCAGCGCCCTCGTCGCGCGGCACCGCCAGCGGATCGAGGCGCAGCTCGAGGCGGGCCGCCGCGCCCTCGAGGATCTGGAGCGCTGGGAGCGCGGGGCCGCTGCGTACGCCGTGGAGCTGCGACCGCTGCCCGAAAGCCGCGTGCTGGGCCTGCGCCTGAGGTTGCCGCCTGAAGAGGTGTGGGCTCGGGCGGGCGCGGCATATACGGAGCTGTATGCCCGAGCAGGCCGCGCAGGCACGCAGGTGGTGGGTCCGCCGCTGGCGCTGTTCTTCGAGCCGTACCCCGGCCTTGAGAACCTCGAGGTGGAGCTGGCCCTGCCCCTGGGGGGCGGGGGCGGAGCTGCAGAGGCGCGCGAGCTGCCCGGCGGATTGGCTGCGGTCACCTGGCACGTCGGGCCGTATGACACCATCGGAGCTGCCTACGCGGCGCTGGCCGGGTGGTTTGGGGAGCGCGGTCAGCAGCCGGGCAGCCCGTTGCGCGAGGTGTACCTGAGGGGGCCGGGCGAGGCAGAGTCACCGCAGGCGTACCGCACCGAGCTGATCTGGCCGTTGGCCTGAGATCGGGGCTTTTGCACGTGGTGGGGTCGGCGTGGCCAGGGGTGCGGTGGGCTGTGTCCGCCAGCAGCCGATGGCCGCGCTGTGGATCTTCCTGACCGAGTTCGGTGGGAAGAGCGCCGCTTGAACTTCAGCCGCCTGCGGTTGGTTTTGAGCGAGTTCGCGTCGCTGTAAGGGGAGAAGCTCATCCGCGCGCCCTCGAGAATGCACCCTGAGCACACCGTCGGCCCGCCCCCGTGGCCCCGCTATCGGCCGGTTGCTGCCCTCCAAGCGGCTCGAGGGGCATTTCGGTGAGAAGCAAGCGCGACCCGCCCTTCGGAGCGGGTCGCGCTTGCCTTGCTGTGGTGAGCGGGGCGTTTTTTCCGCTTCAGTCGGCGGAGGGCGCGGGCGACGGTTTCGGGGCACGGGCCATCAGGGCGACGCCGCCCAAGATCAGCAGCAGGGCGGCCATGCCGGCCAGCCCGATGCGTTCGTTCGCCAGCAGCGCACCCAGCAGCACGGCCACACCGGGGTTCACGTAGGCGTACGAGGTGGCCAGCGCGGGGCGCACGTTGGCGAGCAAAAAAGCATAGGCCGAGAAGGCGATCAGCGACCCGAAGGTCATCAGGTACAAGAAGGCCGTCCAGCCGCCCACGGTGGGTGCCGCATGAAAGCGCTCGCCCAGCAGCAGCCCCGCGACGCTCAGCACCGCGCCGCCGGCCAGCATCTCCACCGCGCTGGTCATCAGCCCGCCGGGCAGGTCCAGGCGGCGGCTCCAGATGGAGCCCAGCGCCCAACACACCGCTGCGAGCAGCAGCAGGCCCGCACCGAGCGGGCTGGCGCGCAGGTCCCCCTCGAGGCCGAGTGCCAGCGTTCCGGCGAAGCCCACGCCCAGGCCCAGCAGTTCGGCGCGGCGCGGTGCCTGACCGAACAGCGCGGCGAACAGCGCGGCCCACAGCGGCACGGTGGCGACCCCGACCGCTGCGAGTCCGCTCGGCACCCACTGCTCGGCGACCACCACCATGCCGGTTCCCATCACCAGCATCAGCACGCCGATGACCGAGGTGTGCGCCCACTGGCGCGGGGTGGGATTGGGGACGCCGCGCCAGCGCAGCACCGCGTACAGCAGCAGACCGGCTGCTCCAAAGCGCAACCCCGACATCAGCAGCGGCGGAAAACCGCCCTCGAGGGCGAAGCGAATGGCGAGGTAGGTCGAGCCCCACACCACGTACACGGTCAGCAGGGCCAGCACAACCAGCAGCGAGGGTTTTTCGATGTGCCGGGCCTCAATCATGCGATTCGCCCGCCTCGAGGTCCAGCAGGTGGCGCTTGACCGCCACGCCCCAGCGGTAACCGCCCAGTTGGCCGCCCTTGCCGATGATGCGGTGGCAGGGTACCACCACGGCCACCGGGTTGGCCCCGCAGGCGCGGGCCACGGCGCGTACCGCGCTGGGAGCTCCGATCGCCTCGGCCAGCTGCGAGTACGAGCGGGTCTGGCCGTAGGGAATGCGGCGCAGCGCTTCCCACACCTGCGCCTGGAAGGCGGTGCCGTGCAGGTCCAGCTCGAAGCGGGCCTCCTGCGCGCGCCCTTCGAGCAGCTCCAGCACCGCGTTCAGCTGAGGGCGCAAGGCCGCATCGTCGCGCTCGAGCTGGGCCTGCGGGTATTCGCGGTGCAGTTCGGCCTCGAGGGCCGCCGCTTCGCCCAGGCGTACCGCGCATACCCCCCGTTCGGTTGCGGCCAGCAGCACGCTGCCCAGTGCGTGCGCGGCCACGGTGTAGCGCACGCGCTCGCCCGCTCCGCCGCGGCGGTAGCGTCCGGGCGTCATGCCGATGGTGGCGCGGTAAGCGGCCTGCGAGGAGCCGTAACCGGCGGCGTACACCGCGCGGCTTACGCTGCCTTCGCGCCGCAGTTCGCTGCGGAAGCGCTCGGCGAGGCAGGCAGCCTGGTAGGCGCGCGGAGAGGTGCCGAAATGCGCCTTGAAACGGCGCTGCAGGTGTGCGGGACTCACGTTCACCTCGCGGGACAGGTCGTGCAGGGTCAGGGCAAACTCGGTCGACTCGAGCAGCAGGCGCACCCGTTCCAGCCAGGCATCGACGCTGCGCCGTCCCTGCGGATTGCAGCGGCGGCAGGGACGGAAACCGGCTTCCAGGGCCGCTTCGGGCGTATCGAACAGCCGTACCCGTTCGGGGCGGGGGCGCCTCGAGGGGCACGAGGGGCGGCAGAACACCTTGGTCGAGGTGACGCCGTAGACGAACTGGTCGTCAAAGGACGCGTTCCGGTTTAAAACGGCGTCCAGCCGGGTTTGCGTGATCGGATCCTGCATGGTGCCTCCAGGGTAAGACGCCGGAGAGCGAGGCGTCTTGCCGCTTCTTGCGCTCAGAGTGCGAGCGGTCTCAGACCGCCTGACGCTGCGCCTCGCGCCCCAGACGCTCGCGTGACAGCGACGGGGACTCGCCGTAGGTTTCGCGCCACAACCGCCGGAAGTGCCGGGCATCCTCGAAGCCGCAGCGCACCGCGATCGCCTCGAGGGTCAGGCGCGGATCGAACATCAGCGAGCGGGCCCGCTCGAGGCGCAGCCGCTGCGCGTAACGATTGGGGGTGAGGCCGGTGGCGGTCTTGAAGGCCCGGGTCAGGCTGCGCACGCTCATGTTGGCCACGCGGGCGAGCTCCTCGAGCGAGGGATTTTCGTGGGCGTGCTGCGTGAGGTAGTCCTGAACGCGGTGCACTCCGGCGTGCAGGTGTGTGCGGAACTCGAGGTACACCGAGGCCTGCGAGGTGTTGCCGCTGCGCCGCAGGTACACGACCATCTGCCGCGCGACCTGGGCGGCCGAGAGCGGGCCCAGGTCGCGCTCGAGCAGTGAGAGGGCGAGGTCCAGGCCCGAGGCCATGCCCGCGCTGGTGGTGAGCGGACCGTCTTGGACATACAGCATGCCTTCTTGAACGCGCGCTCCCGGAGCCCGGTGCCGCAGTTCCCCAAACAGCTCCCAGTGGGCGGTGCACTGCCGCCCGTTCAGCAGACCCGCCTCTGCCAGCAGCAGGCTCGCCGAGCATACCGCAGCGATTTGTGCGCCCAGGCCGAGTGCGCCGCTGAGCCACGCGTGTAATTCGGGTGTCAGGACCCGGCGTCCTCCCATCAGGGTGGCGGTGCGCACGGCGGGCACGATCACCTGATCTCCCGGGCGCAGGGCTGGCAGCGCTTCGAGGTTGGCCAGGTGCAGGCCCTGCGCGCTGGTGACCTGCGGCTGCGGACCGCAGAACATCAGGTGGTAGCGGGCTCCCAGGTCATTGGCCTCGGAGAACACCTGGGCCATGCCGCCCAGATCCATCAGGTGAACCAGGGGCAGGACCAGGAAGATCACGCGGCGCTCGTGCGCGGGTGAGACGAGGTGCATACGGATATTGTAAGTCGGCCTTCCTGCCAGGACGAGGCCGCTTCCGGACCGGATTCGGACGGATGTGGTCAGGCCGGAAGCGTCCGCATCCGGGCGTTATGCTCCCTCGAACAACTGCTGTACAGCTCGTATCGTCAGGGCATGACCCAGTCTCTGACCCGTTCCGTCCTGAGAGCCGA
Coding sequences within:
- a CDS encoding GlxA family transcriptional regulator; translated protein: MHLVSPAHERRVIFLVLPLVHLMDLGGMAQVFSEANDLGARYHLMFCGPQPQVTSAQGLHLANLEALPALRPGDQVIVPAVRTATLMGGRRVLTPELHAWLSGALGLGAQIAAVCSASLLLAEAGLLNGRQCTAHWELFGELRHRAPGARVQEGMLYVQDGPLTTSAGMASGLDLALSLLERDLGPLSAAQVARQMVVYLRRSGNTSQASVYLEFRTHLHAGVHRVQDYLTQHAHENPSLEELARVANMSVRSLTRAFKTATGLTPNRYAQRLRLERARSLMFDPRLTLEAIAVRCGFEDARHFRRLWRETYGESPSLSRERLGREAQRQAV
- the ada gene encoding bifunctional DNA-binding transcriptional regulator/O6-methylguanine-DNA methyltransferase Ada gives rise to the protein MQDPITQTRLDAVLNRNASFDDQFVYGVTSTKVFCRPSCPSRRPRPERVRLFDTPEAALEAGFRPCRRCNPQGRRSVDAWLERVRLLLESTEFALTLHDLSREVNVSPAHLQRRFKAHFGTSPRAYQAACLAERFRSELRREGSVSRAVYAAGYGSSQAAYRATIGMTPGRYRRGGAGERVRYTVAAHALGSVLLAATERGVCAVRLGEAAALEAELHREYPQAQLERDDAALRPQLNAVLELLEGRAQEARFELDLHGTAFQAQVWEALRRIPYGQTRSYSQLAEAIGAPSAVRAVARACGANPVAVVVPCHRIIGKGGQLGGYRWGVAVKRHLLDLEAGESHD
- the yedA gene encoding drug/metabolite exporter YedA is translated as MIEARHIEKPSLLVVLALLTVYVVWGSTYLAIRFALEGGFPPLLMSGLRFGAAGLLLYAVLRWRGVPNPTPRQWAHTSVIGVLMLVMGTGMVVVAEQWVPSGLAAVGVATVPLWAALFAALFGQAPRRAELLGLGVGFAGTLALGLEGDLRASPLGAGLLLLAAVCWALGSIWSRRLDLPGGLMTSAVEMLAGGAVLSVAGLLLGERFHAAPTVGGWTAFLYLMTFGSLIAFSAYAFLLANVRPALATSYAYVNPGVAVLLGALLANERIGLAGMAALLLILGGVALMARAPKPSPAPSAD
- a CDS encoding GyrI-like domain-containing protein; protein product: MTIPMLYRTQDLRRVVTPEPALVEVPPMNALAVEGTGAPDLTRGHWHEAVQALYAVAYALRSALKREGLEEKVGPLEGLWSHDPVLEPERVRWTALIVQPEAVTDERLQACLSELRRKKGARLPALDRVRLLRLEEGLCVQALHLGPFSTEAQTLERMYALMKQQGLEWHGDGHHEIYLSDLRRVPPERRRTVLRQPVRAVRER
- a CDS encoding GyrI-like domain-containing protein, translated to MIPLLSIGRFAQMTRLSVKQLRHYDELGLLTPAFVDPDSGYRYYAPAQALEAENVRRLRAAAMPLEDIRAWLRAADAAQRSALVARHRQRIEAQLEAGRRALEDLERWERGAAAYAVELRPLPESRVLGLRLRLPPEEVWARAGAAYTELYARAGRAGTQVVGPPLALFFEPYPGLENLEVELALPLGGGGGAAEARELPGGLAAVTWHVGPYDTIGAAYAALAGWFGERGQQPGSPLREVYLRGPGEAESPQAYRTELIWPLA